A stretch of Sulfurimonas autotrophica DSM 16294 DNA encodes these proteins:
- a CDS encoding murein transglycosylase domain-containing protein, translating into MKKYLTILLITFLLAGCASSDYNAIVRAGMSKNPSAAFKGFARNKSVHYIQHPKQLQSDIRFLTSFMKNISKSWGKENVLIPQKKEYVKYLQNYKSRALIDFTKGTVRVETLGDKKNLKQSIVITLLLPDDPRSVDLFGTKNAKLGGTPYLFGEVKDDMNKNIRYQWRANRYANILLKNNYKTATIKRKGKPVKMSYVEFPMVRDHANIRIAKFKPLVKKYAKKYNISENLVYAIIKTESDFNQFAVSGSGAYGLMQIMPKTAGRDAYLHVKGQKHTPSKIYLFNAKNNIELGVAYLNILNKKYLSGIYNPVSREYCVISAYNTGSGNVLKTFNKDRNRAKKTINTLKPNVVYTKLRNNLPYKETRDYLQKVVTAKKEFVHI; encoded by the coding sequence ATGAAAAAGTATTTAACAATTTTACTTATTACATTTCTTCTGGCCGGTTGTGCAAGCAGTGATTACAATGCAATTGTGCGGGCTGGTATGTCAAAAAATCCATCCGCTGCTTTTAAAGGTTTTGCGCGTAATAAATCCGTTCACTATATACAACATCCAAAACAGCTACAATCAGACATTAGATTTTTAACTAGTTTTATGAAGAATATTTCAAAATCATGGGGTAAAGAGAATGTGCTTATACCTCAGAAAAAAGAGTATGTAAAATACCTGCAAAACTATAAGAGCAGAGCATTAATTGATTTTACAAAAGGCACTGTACGGGTAGAAACACTCGGGGATAAAAAAAATTTAAAGCAGAGTATAGTTATTACACTGTTATTGCCTGATGACCCAAGAAGTGTTGATCTGTTTGGGACCAAAAATGCCAAGCTCGGAGGCACACCTTATCTTTTTGGTGAAGTTAAAGATGATATGAATAAAAATATCCGCTACCAGTGGCGGGCAAACAGATATGCGAATATCTTGCTGAAAAACAACTATAAAACTGCAACTATCAAGCGTAAGGGCAAACCTGTAAAAATGAGCTATGTTGAATTTCCTATGGTGCGTGACCATGCAAATATACGGATTGCAAAATTTAAACCACTGGTAAAAAAGTATGCTAAAAAGTACAATATAAGTGAAAATTTAGTTTATGCCATTATAAAAACAGAGAGTGATTTTAACCAATTTGCCGTCAGTGGTTCCGGTGCTTACGGACTAATGCAGATTATGCCAAAAACTGCAGGGCGTGATGCGTACTTACATGTAAAGGGCCAAAAACATACACCGTCAAAAATCTATCTTTTTAATGCAAAGAATAATATTGAATTGGGTGTAGCCTATTTAAATATATTAAATAAAAAATACTTGAGCGGTATTTACAATCCTGTATCACGCGAGTATTGTGTTATCAGTGCTTACAATACCGGAAGCGGAAATGTATTAAAGACCTTTAATAAAGACAGAAACAGGGCAAAAAAAACTATTAATACTTTAAAACCAAACGTTGTATATACTAAGTTGCGTAATAATCTTCCTTATAAAGAAACACGAGATTATTTACAAAAAGTTGTTACTGCCAAAAAAGAGTTTGTACATATATAA
- a CDS encoding LPXTG cell wall anchor domain-containing protein: MWPVALGMPLALLLLMTFVWIRRKKNV; this comes from the coding sequence ATCTGGCCGGTTGCACTGGGTATGCCACTTGCTCTGCTACTTTTAATGACTTTTGTATGGATACGAAGAAAAAAGAATGTGTAA
- the metX gene encoding homoserine O-acetyltransferase MetX, with product MSLNLQTYTEHFTNPLYLESGRILEPYDITYETYGTMNEDKSNVVVVCHALTGSHHAAGLYEDETKPGWWDGFIGSGKAIDTDKYFVICSNVIGSCFGSTGPMSLQHPYQEPYRYKFPVVSIKDMVKAQRILFDRLDIHRVHAIVGGSMGGMQALQFAIHYPNFANKIIALATTHATQPWAIAFNKVAQESILNDPDFKQGYYDPDLLKEQGLSGMAVGRMAGHISFLSHESMREKFGRDYKLTDGLYELFGKFQVESYLEYNGYNFTKWFDPLAYLYITKAINIYDLSRGFDSLAEALKRVTSALYLVSFKNDLLFKNFEMKEIADELDKIGNKNHSYIDVKSDYGHDAFLVELNKFENHVKDALNG from the coding sequence TTGTCTTTAAACCTGCAAACATATACAGAACACTTTACTAATCCGCTTTATCTTGAAAGCGGGCGTATTTTGGAGCCGTATGATATAACATATGAAACATATGGAACCATGAATGAAGACAAGAGCAACGTAGTTGTTGTTTGTCATGCACTCACAGGGTCACATCATGCTGCAGGTTTGTATGAAGATGAAACAAAACCCGGTTGGTGGGACGGCTTTATTGGCTCCGGCAAAGCAATAGATACTGACAAATATTTTGTTATCTGCTCAAATGTTATAGGCAGTTGTTTTGGCTCGACCGGTCCTATGAGCCTACAACATCCATACCAAGAACCTTATCGTTATAAATTTCCGGTTGTCAGCATAAAAGATATGGTCAAAGCACAAAGAATTTTGTTTGACAGACTTGATATTCACAGAGTACATGCAATTGTCGGCGGTTCTATGGGCGGTATGCAGGCACTCCAATTTGCTATTCACTACCCGAATTTTGCCAATAAAATCATAGCACTTGCCACCACACACGCAACCCAGCCATGGGCTATTGCATTTAATAAAGTTGCTCAAGAGTCTATCCTCAATGACCCTGACTTTAAACAAGGTTATTATGACCCGGATCTACTCAAAGAACAAGGCCTTTCTGGGATGGCAGTCGGTCGTATGGCAGGACATATCAGCTTTTTATCGCATGAATCTATGCGTGAAAAATTCGGCAGAGACTATAAACTCACAGACGGACTTTATGAACTTTTTGGAAAGTTTCAAGTAGAGTCTTATTTGGAGTACAACGGCTATAATTTTACAAAATGGTTTGATCCGCTGGCGTATCTCTACATAACAAAAGCAATTAACATATATGATTTGTCTCGAGGGTTTGATTCTTTGGCTGAAGCGCTTAAGCGCGTAACTTCTGCGCTTTATTTGGTAAGTTTTAAAAATGATTTGTTATTTAAAAATTTTGAGATGAAAGAGATTGCTGATGAATTAGATAAGATCGGCAATAAAAACCATAGCTATATAGATGTGAAGAGTGACTACGGTCATGATGCATTTTTAGTAGAACTAAATAAATTTGAAAACCATGTAAAGGATGCACTCAATGGCTAA
- a CDS encoding carbon-nitrogen hydrolase family protein, translating to MKAAVLQLNAQGMSSTKLYNYVRIASKKEVRVLLLGEYVLNPFFKELEHMSVSMIKEQALHQIKILKELSLTYNMTIIAPLVIVKKDEIYKCIAKFAPASTSYYNQQILINYAHWNEEKFFANEITQLQAPMVFKIDGFKFAVMNGFELHFDDFFAKLRNKNIDCLLVPSVSTFESYERWKALVLTRAFTHNIYILRANRIGEYQDKEFIWKFYGDSILASPNAELLNHLGNTEELMIVDMSHTDVVRARRTWGFKEAISKRTH from the coding sequence ATGAAAGCCGCAGTTTTACAACTCAATGCTCAGGGCATGAGTTCAACAAAACTTTATAATTATGTAAGAATCGCAAGTAAAAAAGAGGTAAGAGTATTGCTGCTTGGTGAATATGTCTTGAACCCTTTTTTTAAAGAGCTTGAACATATGTCTGTATCTATGATAAAAGAACAGGCTCTTCACCAAATTAAAATTTTAAAAGAACTCTCTTTAACATATAATATGACGATAATTGCTCCTCTTGTCATTGTAAAAAAAGATGAAATCTATAAATGTATAGCAAAATTTGCGCCTGCATCTACCTCTTACTATAATCAACAAATTCTTATAAACTATGCGCACTGGAATGAAGAAAAGTTTTTTGCAAATGAGATTACACAGCTACAGGCACCTATGGTTTTTAAAATTGACGGCTTTAAATTTGCAGTGATGAATGGATTTGAACTTCATTTTGATGATTTTTTTGCTAAACTTAGGAATAAAAATATAGACTGTTTACTGGTTCCGAGTGTTTCGACTTTTGAATCTTATGAAAGATGGAAAGCGTTAGTACTTACAAGAGCGTTTACACACAATATATATATACTAAGAGCCAACAGAATCGGTGAGTATCAAGATAAAGAGTTTATATGGAAATTTTACGGTGATTCTATTTTGGCATCTCCCAATGCGGAACTGCTCAACCATTTAGGCAACACAGAAGAGTTAATGATAGTGGACATGAGCCATACTGATGTTGTACGTGCCAGGCGCACATGGGGATTTAAAGAAGCTATAAGTAAAAGAACTCACTAA
- the xseB gene encoding exodeoxyribonuclease VII small subunit — MAKEKFETKLQSAKEILETLMNPEITLEESVKAYEKGMKELAQAQKMLEDAQIKIQNLKTER; from the coding sequence ATGGCTAAAGAAAAATTTGAAACAAAACTGCAAAGTGCCAAAGAAATTTTGGAAACACTTATGAATCCGGAAATCACCCTAGAAGAGAGTGTCAAAGCCTATGAAAAAGGGATGAAAGAGTTAGCCCAGGCACAAAAAATGCTCGAAGATGCTCAAATTAAAATTCAAAATCTAAAAACTGAGCGATGA
- a CDS encoding inositol monophosphatase family protein encodes MRNIYLIIAKQIVEEAGRIIKEARETNTFSYEFKDDDTPVSNIDQQVQDYMTKRLKDSFDIQVMGEEQCDDIDTSQPYWAIDPIDGTWAFITHENTAAINLSLIENGEVSVGIVFNPFTNEFFQTEKGAKSYIGMLTLPLRENPTVAVVNFKPERSHPIVRSLNQLFKEDRVKKLTSIGGSITYSMCMVAKGAYSNYIAYFPKSANAWDLSAACLIIKNAGGFVTDLQGVEIDPINHQGYIVASANATARNDFLNMINPLLAVQTSE; translated from the coding sequence GTGCGAAACATATATTTGATTATTGCCAAGCAGATTGTGGAAGAAGCAGGTAGAATTATTAAAGAAGCTAGAGAAACAAATACGTTTTCTTATGAATTTAAAGATGATGATACACCTGTAAGTAATATCGATCAGCAGGTTCAAGATTATATGACAAAACGTTTAAAAGATAGTTTTGATATACAGGTCATGGGAGAAGAGCAGTGCGATGATATTGACACTTCACAGCCGTACTGGGCAATCGACCCAATAGATGGTACATGGGCTTTTATAACGCATGAGAATACAGCTGCGATAAATCTTTCCCTTATAGAAAATGGGGAGGTGAGTGTAGGTATAGTCTTTAATCCGTTTACAAATGAATTTTTTCAAACTGAAAAGGGTGCGAAGTCTTATATTGGGATGTTGACCTTACCATTAAGGGAGAATCCTACAGTTGCTGTAGTTAATTTCAAGCCTGAACGTTCCCATCCTATTGTAAGAAGTCTTAATCAGCTTTTTAAAGAGGATAGGGTGAAAAAGCTAACGTCTATAGGCGGTTCTATCACCTACTCAATGTGTATGGTTGCAAAAGGTGCTTACAGCAATTATATAGCGTATTTTCCTAAGTCTGCCAATGCATGGGATCTCTCAGCGGCATGTTTGATTATAAAAAATGCCGGAGGTTTTGTTACTGATTTACAAGGGGTGGAAATTGATCCTATCAATCATCAAGGTTATATAGTGGCAAGTGCAAATGCAACAGCGCGTAATGATTTTTTAAATATGATTAATCCTCTGTTGGCAGTCCAAACTTCTGAGTAA
- a CDS encoding BrnA antitoxin family protein, whose protein sequence is MNKLKTLPKFKNEIEEAAFWDEHDVTDYYDMEQAKPVRFSHLKKTTKSISLRLPVDMIEELKVKANAMDVPYQSLIKMFLTNALKTA, encoded by the coding sequence ATGAATAAGCTTAAAACATTACCTAAATTTAAAAATGAAATAGAAGAGGCAGCTTTTTGGGATGAGCATGATGTGACTGACTATTATGATATGGAACAAGCAAAGCCTGTTAGGTTCTCACATCTAAAAAAGACAACTAAAAGTATATCTCTTCGTCTGCCTGTAGATATGATAGAAGAGTTAAAAGTTAAAGCTAATGCGATGGATGTGCCTTATCAATCGCTTATTAAAATGTTTTTAACTAACGCTCTTAAAACTGCTTAG
- a CDS encoding BrnT family toxin yields the protein MEFDCLDTKAIVGFEWDEGNTHKNEKKHGLKWTTIEEIFFNEPLLVVEDFKNSLGECRCVALGKNDFDDLITVIFTLREKKIRVISARAMRKKERIIYE from the coding sequence ATGGAATTTGATTGTTTAGACACAAAAGCTATTGTTGGTTTTGAATGGGATGAAGGAAATACCCATAAAAATGAAAAGAAACATGGACTGAAGTGGACAACAATTGAAGAGATATTTTTTAATGAGCCATTACTTGTTGTAGAGGATTTTAAAAACTCCCTTGGTGAGTGTAGATGTGTAGCGTTAGGGAAGAATGATTTTGATGATTTGATTACAGTTATTTTTACCTTACGAGAGAAAAAAATCAGAGTAATCTCTGCAAGAGCTATGAGGAAAAAAGAGAGGATAATTTATGAATAA
- a CDS encoding HesA/MoeB/ThiF family protein, with the protein MMQYFHRQVQLWGEETQNRLQTKKIAIVGAGGLGSSLAFALGSTGIGEIHIIDFDEVSLHNIHRQIAFKMGDEGKNKAKINIQTIEQKCPFTKAIAHECNFEEWTKKNISVDLIIDATDNLPTRGDINTYAKKVNMPWIYGSVEAFHGQVCFIDKSSFNDAFKIVQKTPAGIAAPIVMHIASLQANLALRFLADLAVKKDLLYYLFFNDEGELITQKFGLPTED; encoded by the coding sequence ATGATGCAATATTTTCACAGACAGGTACAGCTTTGGGGAGAAGAGACGCAAAACAGACTTCAAACTAAAAAAATAGCAATCGTTGGTGCAGGAGGACTTGGTTCTTCACTTGCTTTTGCATTAGGTTCAACAGGAATCGGAGAAATACATATTATAGATTTTGATGAAGTAAGTCTGCACAATATTCATAGACAGATTGCATTCAAAATGGGGGATGAAGGAAAAAATAAAGCCAAAATCAATATCCAGACTATAGAGCAAAAATGTCCATTTACAAAAGCAATTGCCCATGAGTGTAATTTCGAAGAGTGGACGAAAAAGAATATTTCCGTTGACCTCATCATAGATGCAACAGACAACCTTCCTACACGCGGGGACATTAATACCTATGCAAAAAAAGTCAATATGCCTTGGATATATGGAAGTGTTGAAGCTTTTCACGGACAGGTTTGTTTTATCGATAAATCCTCATTTAATGACGCTTTTAAAATCGTGCAAAAAACACCTGCCGGAATTGCAGCACCTATTGTTATGCATATAGCATCTCTGCAGGCAAATCTTGCTTTAAGATTTTTGGCAGATTTGGCTGTAAAAAAAGACCTGCTGTATTATCTCTTTTTTAATGATGAAGGAGAACTTATTACTCAGAAGTTTGGACTGCCAACAGAGGATTAA
- a CDS encoding bifunctional DedA family/phosphatase PAP2 family protein, with protein sequence MSDILNHSILPFVEHFQHYAVWVVFFAAFSETLIGLGFLLPGSTFLLLLGVLAGQGYFDITSLLLFAVAGAYLGDITNYHIGKHYGTALLGKTWMPFSNEQLSRAHKFLNTHGAKSVFLARFLPGLKESVPFLAGSVKMKQSKFLFWDFFGTIGWSFEVIGIGYLFSASLVLAQIWLGRTITVLAILIFLLALLYLLKQFVVSNAHSAKIVLLSLCHSFLRNPFVSGIIKAHPKSAVFIKSRFDQTEFYGLPLTLLGVALVFVLALFTGIIEDFLTQDPIVYVDHIVANLMVGWRTPEITNFFTWITYLGSKDIVMLFLAAATIVLVLYKKYNDFVALYLSVLGSAVFLYLCKLVFQRPRPETALYIESSYSFPSGHATIAVAFYGFLGYLLIRHVDALKSKINIFFITTILVLLIGLSRIYLGEHYISDVYSGYLIGSLWVITAIVLLQWLSYQKFFLQDKPFGKAKTISITVASIGVGLFLFSGLNVDYKLAVHPKIKIVKLDKFKTLFDINSNRFAQNIFGFDSQSINIIITVEQKEEICPILKKVGWKDLHNNENLNIPIFWQAKEPICSLNMKKESRLYILQIWDTNALYKGKRVYVTGANAIVGERWGIIPVFIKDLDDARDFVVKDLLMKAHFKKDKPVQINKPFIKENLFGDSYFSDGGAEVLLLEK encoded by the coding sequence ATGTCAGATATACTGAACCATTCTATTTTACCCTTTGTTGAGCATTTTCAGCATTATGCTGTATGGGTGGTCTTTTTTGCAGCATTCAGTGAAACACTGATCGGTCTTGGTTTTTTATTACCTGGATCAACATTCCTACTTCTTCTCGGTGTTCTGGCGGGGCAGGGATATTTTGATATTACATCACTGCTGCTGTTTGCAGTAGCAGGAGCTTATCTTGGAGATATTACCAACTATCATATCGGTAAACATTATGGTACTGCACTATTGGGTAAAACATGGATGCCTTTTTCCAATGAGCAACTTAGTAGAGCTCATAAGTTTTTAAATACACATGGGGCAAAGTCTGTTTTTTTAGCACGTTTTTTACCCGGATTAAAAGAAAGTGTGCCTTTTCTTGCAGGTTCTGTGAAAATGAAACAAAGTAAATTCCTATTTTGGGATTTCTTTGGAACAATTGGCTGGAGCTTTGAAGTTATTGGCATAGGATATCTTTTCTCTGCATCACTTGTCCTTGCACAAATATGGCTGGGTCGTACGATCACTGTCCTAGCTATACTCATTTTTCTTTTAGCCCTGCTATATCTCTTAAAACAGTTTGTTGTAAGCAATGCACACTCAGCCAAAATAGTACTGCTCTCATTGTGCCACTCTTTTTTACGAAATCCTTTTGTATCAGGAATAATAAAAGCCCATCCTAAATCCGCAGTATTCATCAAAAGTCGTTTTGATCAAACAGAATTTTATGGCTTGCCGCTTACACTGCTTGGTGTTGCATTGGTTTTTGTACTTGCTCTTTTTACTGGTATTATCGAAGATTTTCTTACTCAGGATCCAATTGTGTATGTTGATCACATTGTTGCCAACCTCATGGTGGGATGGAGAACACCAGAGATAACCAATTTCTTTACCTGGATCACCTATCTTGGTAGTAAAGATATTGTTATGCTTTTTCTTGCAGCAGCTACCATTGTTTTAGTTTTATATAAAAAATATAATGACTTTGTTGCACTCTATCTTTCTGTTTTGGGATCAGCTGTTTTTCTGTATTTATGTAAACTTGTTTTTCAGCGCCCACGGCCAGAAACAGCACTCTATATTGAATCATCTTACTCCTTTCCAAGTGGACATGCGACTATTGCTGTAGCATTTTACGGGTTTTTAGGCTATCTTCTGATACGGCATGTAGATGCTTTAAAAAGCAAGATCAACATATTTTTTATTACAACTATTTTAGTTCTGTTGATTGGTTTAAGTCGTATATATCTGGGAGAGCACTATATCAGTGATGTCTACAGCGGATATTTGATAGGTTCTTTGTGGGTGATTACAGCAATTGTTTTACTACAATGGCTCTCTTACCAAAAGTTTTTTCTGCAGGATAAACCTTTTGGTAAAGCAAAAACAATTAGTATAACAGTAGCATCCATAGGAGTAGGACTTTTTCTGTTTTCTGGTTTGAATGTTGATTACAAACTTGCCGTTCATCCCAAAATAAAAATAGTCAAACTCGATAAGTTCAAAACATTGTTTGATATAAATTCCAACAGGTTTGCTCAAAACATCTTTGGTTTTGACTCTCAATCGATAAATATCATTATAACAGTAGAGCAGAAAGAAGAGATCTGCCCTATTCTGAAAAAAGTCGGCTGGAAAGATCTGCACAATAATGAAAATCTCAATATACCTATCTTCTGGCAGGCTAAAGAACCGATATGCAGTTTGAATATGAAGAAAGAAAGCAGACTGTATATATTGCAAATATGGGATACAAATGCATTATATAAAGGTAAGCGGGTATATGTTACCGGTGCCAATGCCATTGTAGGTGAACGGTGGGGCATTATACCGGTTTTTATAAAAGATCTTGACGATGCCAGAGATTTTGTAGTGAAGGATCTTCTAATGAAGGCCCATTTCAAAAAGGATAAACCTGTTCAGATAAATAAACCTTTTATCAAAGAGAATCTTTTTGGAGATTCCTATTTTAGCGATGGAGGGGCGGAGGTGTTATTGCTTGAAAAATAA